One Nocardioides luti DNA window includes the following coding sequences:
- a CDS encoding response regulator, with the protein MDLTTLYRDIVETSPDGIWVFDLEGRTLYANPELARMFGVEASELTGLTYFDSLDEVGRGQFAAHLENVRAGRTNETDVESQFVRRDGSVFWVLVSESALHGPDGEITAVVHRISDYQGRRQLLDEVRTSQRRLEEAQRIARIGSWEWDVERDEISGSPELFALYGLDPASFPAAYDDFLGIVHPNDRAEVDAAVRSALDGAETFIFVARVQGEDDWVWTRGRGVAFRDESGKVVGMSGTHQDITEAKQAEEALEDSFTQNALMQAVAVAANEARTLTDVLGHARSLVLLHDDWERARGFVPTPDGRAVVPLYLSDADREADEATPEATAMEIALANRAVEVRGSVWDDSRLTIAFPVLFDDEICAVVTITSAPPLYRHEMIQTMVEQVAVQLGRVAERERAERALASARDDAMEASRQKSEFLATMSHEIRTPLNGVIGLNDLLLRTGLDPDQARLASGVQVASRALLSVINDVLDFSKIEAGKLELERLDFEVRPVFDQVASVLSESARAKGLELVISCHPDVPEVLSGDPTRLAQVLTNLGSNAVKFTEHGEVFVRATASPTDGGGTELHVEVTDTGVGLDDVDVDALFDPFTQADASTTRVYGGTGLGLAIAREIVDALGGEIGLRPNPVGGSVFWFTARFEAPTGAATDPDDEYARAWLQGKRVLVVDDHDHNRQILAEQLEWWQVRSIGVGSADTAMEALHAAHSSGDPFEAVLLDLAMPFRDGLDLAGQIRSVPAYDDLVLVMLTSITAPDPERVAQHRIAACLTKPVLSGVLRGTLLGELAGVGPRASTAAAAPGPAHEQHRVLVVEDNPVNQMVAVGLLEALGYVAVTADDGLVALDLLAEQPFDLVLMDVQMPRMDGYDATREIRAHETPAQRMPVIAMTAAAVEGERERCLAAGMDDFLTKPVDPSALTHVLDRWLQKEPTMTVPPDASPEPTEPRPLFEGLDLPRIDELRDLDPGDTTYLDRAIGNFVANSVTTMATLRELHGAGDAEQLKYVAHKLAGGALNLGVTPAGRIAQQLEIAAEGGDVDAAGSLLEDLDTALEQGRSAVLAYQASYSTNGDRA; encoded by the coding sequence ATGGACCTGACGACGCTGTACCGGGACATCGTCGAGACGTCACCCGACGGCATCTGGGTGTTCGACCTCGAGGGGCGCACCCTCTACGCGAACCCCGAGCTCGCCCGCATGTTCGGCGTCGAGGCCTCCGAGCTCACGGGCCTGACCTACTTCGACTCGCTCGACGAGGTCGGCCGCGGCCAGTTCGCCGCGCACCTCGAGAACGTGCGTGCCGGGCGGACCAACGAGACCGACGTCGAGAGCCAGTTCGTCCGGCGCGACGGCAGTGTCTTCTGGGTGCTGGTCAGCGAGAGCGCCCTGCACGGCCCCGACGGCGAGATCACCGCGGTGGTCCACCGGATCAGCGACTACCAGGGCCGGCGCCAGCTCCTCGACGAGGTGCGCACCAGCCAGCGGCGGCTCGAGGAGGCCCAGCGCATCGCGCGGATCGGCAGCTGGGAGTGGGACGTCGAGCGCGACGAGATCTCCGGCTCCCCCGAGCTCTTCGCGCTCTACGGGCTCGACCCGGCGTCGTTCCCGGCGGCGTACGACGACTTCCTCGGCATCGTGCACCCCAACGACCGTGCGGAGGTCGACGCGGCCGTCCGCTCGGCGCTCGACGGCGCCGAGACCTTCATCTTCGTGGCCCGGGTGCAGGGCGAGGACGACTGGGTCTGGACCCGCGGCCGGGGCGTCGCCTTCCGCGACGAGAGCGGCAAGGTCGTCGGGATGTCCGGGACCCACCAGGACATCACCGAGGCCAAGCAGGCCGAGGAGGCGCTCGAGGACTCCTTCACGCAGAACGCCCTCATGCAGGCCGTGGCCGTGGCGGCCAACGAGGCCCGGACCCTCACCGACGTGCTCGGGCACGCCCGCTCGCTGGTGCTGCTGCACGACGACTGGGAGCGCGCCCGCGGCTTCGTCCCGACCCCGGACGGCCGCGCCGTGGTGCCGCTCTACCTCTCCGACGCGGACCGCGAGGCGGACGAGGCCACCCCCGAGGCCACGGCGATGGAGATCGCGCTGGCGAACCGCGCCGTCGAGGTCCGGGGCTCGGTGTGGGACGACTCCCGACTGACGATCGCCTTCCCGGTGCTCTTCGACGACGAGATCTGCGCCGTCGTCACGATCACCTCCGCACCGCCGCTCTACCGCCACGAGATGATCCAGACGATGGTGGAGCAGGTCGCCGTGCAACTGGGGCGGGTGGCCGAGCGCGAGCGGGCCGAGCGGGCGCTGGCGAGCGCCCGCGACGACGCGATGGAGGCCTCCCGGCAGAAGTCGGAGTTCCTCGCCACGATGAGCCACGAGATCCGCACGCCGCTCAACGGCGTGATCGGGCTCAACGACCTGCTGCTCCGCACCGGGCTCGACCCGGACCAGGCCCGGCTCGCGTCCGGGGTGCAGGTCGCCAGCCGGGCGCTGCTCAGCGTCATCAACGACGTCCTCGACTTCTCCAAGATCGAGGCCGGGAAGCTCGAGCTGGAGCGCCTCGACTTCGAGGTGCGGCCGGTCTTCGACCAGGTCGCGAGCGTGCTGTCGGAGAGCGCCCGCGCCAAGGGCCTGGAGCTGGTGATCTCCTGCCACCCCGACGTCCCCGAGGTGCTGTCCGGGGACCCGACCCGGCTGGCGCAGGTGCTGACCAACCTGGGCTCGAACGCCGTGAAGTTCACCGAGCACGGCGAGGTCTTCGTGCGCGCGACCGCCTCCCCCACCGACGGCGGCGGCACCGAGCTGCACGTCGAGGTCACCGACACCGGTGTGGGCCTGGACGACGTCGACGTGGATGCGCTGTTCGACCCCTTCACCCAGGCCGACGCGTCCACGACGCGGGTGTACGGCGGCACCGGGCTCGGCCTGGCGATCGCCCGCGAGATCGTGGACGCCCTCGGCGGCGAGATCGGGCTGCGGCCGAACCCCGTCGGGGGCAGCGTCTTCTGGTTCACCGCGCGCTTCGAGGCCCCGACCGGCGCGGCGACGGACCCCGACGACGAGTACGCCCGCGCCTGGCTCCAGGGCAAGCGGGTGCTCGTCGTCGACGACCACGACCACAACCGGCAGATCCTGGCCGAGCAGCTCGAGTGGTGGCAGGTCCGCTCCATCGGCGTGGGCTCGGCCGACACCGCGATGGAGGCGCTGCACGCGGCGCACTCGTCCGGCGACCCCTTCGAGGCCGTGCTGCTCGACCTGGCGATGCCGTTCCGCGACGGGCTGGACCTGGCCGGCCAGATCCGCTCGGTGCCGGCGTACGACGACCTCGTGCTCGTCATGCTGACGTCGATCACCGCGCCCGACCCCGAGCGGGTGGCGCAGCACCGGATCGCCGCCTGCCTCACGAAGCCGGTGCTGTCCGGCGTGCTGCGCGGCACGCTCCTGGGCGAGCTGGCCGGCGTCGGGCCGCGGGCCTCCACCGCGGCCGCCGCGCCCGGGCCCGCGCACGAGCAGCACCGGGTGCTCGTCGTCGAGGACAACCCGGTCAACCAGATGGTCGCCGTCGGCCTCCTGGAGGCGCTGGGCTACGTCGCGGTCACCGCCGACGACGGCCTGGTCGCCCTCGACCTGCTGGCCGAGCAGCCCTTCGACCTCGTGCTCATGGACGTGCAGATGCCGCGGATGGACGGGTACGACGCCACCCGGGAGATCCGCGCGCACGAAACCCCCGCGCAGCGGATGCCCGTGATCGCCATGACGGCCGCGGCCGTCGAGGGTGAACGCGAGCGCTGCCTGGCTGCGGGGATGGATGATTTCCTCACCAAGCCCGTCGATCCCTCCGCCCTCACCCATGTGCTGGACCGTTGGCTGCAGAAGGAGCCCACCATGACCGTTCCCCCGGACGCGTCCCCCGAACCGACCGAGCCCCGACCCTTGTTCGAGGGCCTCGACCTCCCCCGTATCGACGAGCTGAGGGACCTCGATCCCGGGGACACGACCTACCTCGACCGCGCGATCGGCAACTTCGTGGCCAACTCGGTCACCACCATGGCCACCCTCCGCGAGCTGCACGGCGCCGGCGACGCCGAGCAGCTGAAGTACGTCGCCCACAAGCTCGCCG